A single region of the Streptomyces sp. AM 4-1-1 genome encodes:
- a CDS encoding MCE family protein, translating to MIRAVRGPRARATTGIGVLVALGAALALVATSCDVPAFTGIEQLPLPGGADLGDHPYEVTADFGDVLSLTPQSSVKVNDVAVGRVTRITLDPDDWSARVTMRVNGKVRLPANAYAHLEQSSLLGEKYVQLSPPPSGAATGTLADGAAIPLSRTNRNPEVEEVFGALSMLLNGGGVNQLKTITGELDKAMTGREPQLRSMLGRVDTLVTELDAHRKDITDALDGVNRLSATLATREQDVGKILTDLSPGLKVLEEQRGSLLTMLRSLDTLSTVAVDTIDRSKADLIADLKAIAPSLKALADSGNDLPDSLQVLATYPFTDEVLRGVKGDYLNVYLDVTAVPGTRIVPALTPGAGPAATKGADGASGSALPLPLPSITSPATEGAHR from the coding sequence ATGATCCGTGCCGTCCGCGGCCCACGCGCCCGCGCCACCACCGGGATCGGCGTCCTCGTCGCCCTCGGCGCCGCACTCGCCCTGGTCGCCACCAGCTGCGACGTCCCTGCATTCACCGGCATCGAGCAACTGCCCCTGCCCGGCGGCGCCGACCTCGGCGACCATCCGTACGAGGTCACCGCCGACTTCGGCGACGTGCTCAGCCTCACCCCGCAGTCGTCGGTGAAGGTCAACGACGTCGCCGTGGGCCGTGTCACCAGGATCACCCTCGATCCGGACGACTGGAGCGCCAGGGTCACGATGCGCGTCAACGGCAAGGTCCGGCTGCCCGCCAACGCCTACGCCCACCTGGAGCAGTCCAGCCTCCTCGGCGAGAAGTACGTACAGCTGTCGCCGCCCCCGTCCGGCGCCGCCACCGGCACACTCGCCGACGGCGCGGCCATCCCGCTCAGCCGCACCAACCGCAACCCCGAGGTCGAAGAGGTCTTCGGCGCGCTGTCGATGCTGCTCAACGGCGGCGGTGTCAACCAGCTCAAGACCATCACCGGCGAACTCGACAAGGCGATGACCGGGCGTGAACCACAACTACGGTCGATGCTCGGCCGCGTCGACACCCTCGTCACCGAACTCGACGCGCACCGGAAGGACATCACCGACGCCCTCGACGGCGTCAACCGGCTCTCCGCCACCCTCGCCACCCGCGAACAGGACGTGGGCAAGATCCTCACCGACCTCAGCCCCGGCCTCAAGGTCCTGGAGGAACAACGCGGTTCGCTCCTGACCATGCTGCGCTCGCTGGACACGCTCTCCACCGTCGCCGTCGACACGATCGACAGGAGCAAGGCGGACCTGATCGCCGACCTCAAGGCCATCGCCCCCAGCCTCAAGGCGCTCGCCGACTCCGGCAACGACCTCCCCGACTCCCTCCAGGTGCTCGCCACCTACCCCTTCACGGACGAGGTGCTGCGCGGGGTCAAGGGCGACTACCTCAACGTGTATCTGGACGTGACGGCCGTGCCCGGCACCCGGATCGTCCCGGCCCTCACCCCCGGCGCCGGACCTGCCGCCACGAAGGGCGCGGACGGGGCGTCCGGCTCCGCGCTGCCACTGCCGCTCCCCTCGATCACATCCCCGGCCACGGAGGGGGCCCACCGATGA